A section of the Candidatus Eremiobacterota bacterium genome encodes:
- a CDS encoding ATP-binding protein, with the protein MKQKDSTAPEHERSLDALQLIHHLQAGVVVHGPDTAILLANNAASRLLGLSLEQMQGKVAIDPDWCFIREDRTKLPTEEYPVVRVIAALQPLDTQILGINRPNTGDIVWVQVNAFPKLDDRGQLVHAVVTFVDITGLKRAEEQIRRLNEDLQRHAAELERRVAERTAELEVARDHARESDRLKSAFLATMSHELRTPLNSIIGFTGIILMEMVGPLNEEQKKQLGIVRANAHHLLELINDILDLSRIESGQFEITRNLVDMENTIEKVLEKMTPLAGKKGLELTAVIAPPVGQVLGDRRRVEQILINLIGNAIKFTEEGEVRIESKAEGRWLVTRVLDTGIGIKPEDQEMLFRPFRQVDTRLSRQYEGTGLGLSISRLLVEAMGGEIHVDSEFGKGSAFTFTLPLTLPSGPAE; encoded by the coding sequence ATGAAACAGAAAGATTCAACAGCACCGGAGCATGAGCGCTCTCTCGATGCGCTGCAGCTCATACATCATCTGCAGGCGGGCGTGGTGGTCCATGGTCCCGACACGGCGATTCTGCTGGCCAACAATGCGGCATCGAGGCTGCTGGGGCTGTCGCTGGAGCAGATGCAGGGCAAGGTCGCCATAGACCCTGACTGGTGCTTCATCCGGGAAGACAGAACGAAGCTCCCCACTGAGGAATATCCGGTCGTTCGGGTGATCGCAGCGCTCCAGCCCCTGGATACGCAGATCCTCGGCATCAATCGTCCGAATACGGGCGACATCGTCTGGGTGCAGGTCAATGCCTTCCCGAAGCTTGATGACCGCGGGCAGTTGGTCCATGCGGTGGTGACGTTCGTGGACATCACCGGGCTCAAGCGGGCTGAGGAGCAGATCCGCCGGCTTAATGAGGACCTGCAGCGCCATGCGGCAGAGCTGGAGCGCCGGGTGGCAGAGCGGACTGCCGAGCTGGAAGTGGCCCGCGATCATGCCCGGGAGTCCGACAGGCTCAAATCGGCTTTTCTCGCCACGATGTCCCATGAGCTGCGCACTCCCCTCAACTCCATCATCGGCTTCACGGGCATCATTCTCATGGAGATGGTGGGCCCTCTGAACGAGGAGCAGAAAAAGCAGCTCGGCATAGTGCGGGCCAATGCCCACCACCTGCTGGAGCTGATCAACGACATACTGGACCTTTCCAGGATAGAGTCAGGCCAGTTCGAGATTACCCGGAATCTCGTCGATATGGAGAATACCATAGAGAAAGTACTCGAGAAGATGACGCCCCTGGCCGGTAAAAAGGGACTGGAGCTGACGGCCGTGATCGCCCCTCCCGTCGGCCAGGTTCTCGGAGACCGCCGGCGGGTGGAGCAGATCCTCATCAACCTGATCGGCAATGCCATCAAGTTTACCGAGGAGGGCGAGGTTCGTATCGAGAGCAAGGCAGAGGGCCGATGGCTGGTCACGCGAGTGCTGGATACCGGCATCGGCATCAAGCCAGAAGACCAGGAGATGCTCTTCAGGCCTTTCCGCCAGGTGGATACGCGTCTCTCCCGCCAGTATGAAGGCACCGGTCTCGGTCTTTCCATCAGCAGGCTGCTGGTTGAGGCCATGGGGGGTGAAATTCACGTGGATAGTGAATTCGGGAAGGGGAGCGCCTTTACGTTCACTCTGCCGCTCACCCTCCCCTCCGGCCCTGCTGAGTAA
- a CDS encoding class I SAM-dependent DNA methyltransferase codes for MARAKVKEKNGTGANLGFEATLWTAADKMRNNLDAAEYKHVVLGLIFLKYISDAFEEKQRELLQEASQGADPEDPDEYRAYNVFWVPREARWAELQAQAKQPEIGKLVDNAMVAIERDNPSLKGVLPKEYARPSLDKQRLGELIDLIGTIGLGDRENRSKDILGRVYEYFLSQFASAEGKKGGQFYTPRCVVQVLVSMLAPYKGRVYDPCCGSGGMFIQSEKFVEAHGGKIGDISIYGQESNPTTWRLAKMNLAIRGIEGNLGAEHADSFHRDLHKDLKADYILANPPFNSSDWGGERLKEDVRWKYGAPPAANANYAWVQHFIHHLAPHGIAGFVLANGSMSSNQSGEGEIRKAIIEDDMVDCMVAMPGQLFYSTQIPVCLWFLARSKQKNRFRDRRGQTLFIDARKLGQLVDRVHRELTDEDIAKIAGTYHAWRGDKEAGTYEDMPGFCKSASIEEIRQNGYVLTPGRYVGAEAVEDDEEPFEEKMKRLTKTLANQFAESESLERAIKENLRGLGLLL; via the coding sequence ATGGCGAGGGCCAAGGTGAAAGAGAAGAATGGGACGGGGGCTAACCTGGGTTTTGAGGCGACGCTCTGGACGGCGGCGGACAAGATGCGGAATAACTTGGATGCTGCTGAATACAAGCACGTGGTGCTGGGCCTCATTTTCCTGAAATATATCTCTGATGCTTTCGAAGAAAAGCAGAGAGAGCTTTTGCAGGAAGCTTCACAGGGAGCCGATCCAGAAGATCCCGATGAATACAGGGCTTATAATGTTTTCTGGGTTCCCAGGGAGGCAAGGTGGGCTGAATTACAGGCCCAAGCGAAACAGCCCGAGATCGGAAAGCTCGTCGATAACGCCATGGTAGCTATCGAGCGTGATAATCCATCACTCAAAGGGGTGCTTCCCAAGGAATATGCGCGGCCCTCACTTGACAAACAGCGATTGGGTGAGCTTATAGACCTTATAGGCACAATCGGTCTTGGCGACAGGGAAAACCGCTCCAAGGACATTCTGGGAAGAGTCTATGAATATTTCCTCTCACAGTTTGCAAGTGCCGAAGGAAAGAAGGGCGGGCAGTTCTATACCCCCCGCTGCGTGGTGCAGGTGCTCGTCTCGATGCTTGCCCCTTACAAGGGGAGAGTCTATGACCCATGCTGCGGCTCCGGCGGCATGTTCATTCAGAGCGAAAAGTTCGTGGAGGCCCATGGAGGCAAGATCGGCGACATCAGCATTTACGGCCAGGAATCGAATCCCACCACATGGCGCCTTGCCAAGATGAACCTTGCCATACGCGGTATTGAAGGGAACCTGGGCGCAGAGCATGCCGACAGCTTTCACCGTGATCTGCACAAGGATCTCAAAGCCGATTATATTCTCGCCAATCCCCCTTTCAATTCGAGCGACTGGGGAGGCGAGAGGCTCAAGGAAGATGTGCGCTGGAAATATGGCGCCCCACCGGCGGCCAATGCCAACTATGCCTGGGTGCAGCATTTCATTCATCACCTGGCGCCCCATGGCATCGCCGGCTTTGTGCTCGCCAACGGAAGCATGTCGAGCAACCAGTCCGGCGAAGGTGAGATAAGGAAAGCCATCATAGAAGATGATATGGTGGACTGCATGGTGGCTATGCCGGGCCAGCTTTTCTACTCGACGCAGATACCTGTCTGTCTCTGGTTTCTTGCGCGATCAAAACAGAAAAACCGCTTCCGTGATCGTCGGGGACAGACCCTGTTCATTGATGCCAGGAAGCTTGGCCAGCTCGTGGACAGGGTGCACCGTGAGCTTACAGATGAGGATATCGCAAAAATTGCAGGGACCTACCACGCCTGGCGAGGTGACAAGGAAGCAGGAACCTATGAAGATATGCCGGGATTCTGCAAGAGCGCCTCGATTGAAGAGATAAGGCAGAATGGCTATGTGCTCACTCCAGGGCGTTATGTAGGTGCCGAAGCGGTGGAAGATGATGAAGAGCCATTCGAGGAGAAGATGAAGAGGCTTACAAAAACGCTCGCGAATCAGTTTGCAGAAAGCGAGAGCCTGGAAAGAGCAATAAAGGAGAATCTGAGAGGGCTTGGTTTATTATTATAG
- a CDS encoding three-Cys-motif partner protein TcmP gives MVTDKGWFEKPTEESLAKREIVTKYFSAWSKIMLSKSKSVLSYVDLFSGPGRYEDGTPSTPLLILEKAINDAGLRSRLMIAFNDADPNLSNSLDNAINSFEGINTLAYRPKVNNIKIAGDIVKSFEKASNPTLFFLDPWGYKGLTLKLIGSAVKQWGCDCIFFFNYNRIKMGIANKIVLEHMNELFGEEGMRQLNNRLNCKVNAQEKENIIMSEITDGLRKIGGKFIIFFCFKNIKGTKTSHYIIFVSKNKIAYKIMKEIMAQMSTLKEQGVGTFTFCALEKKQLRLFEYSKPLDDLKETLLKDLSGRSMTVEEIFYDHSIDTPYTLKNYKDVLRTLEEEGKIKIVLPKGRFKRKKGTLPDDLIIKFPERVD, from the coding sequence ATGGTCACTGACAAAGGCTGGTTTGAAAAGCCCACTGAGGAATCTCTAGCGAAAAGAGAGATAGTGACAAAATACTTCAGTGCCTGGTCAAAAATAATGCTGAGTAAAAGTAAATCAGTTCTTTCCTATGTCGATCTTTTTTCTGGACCGGGAAGATATGAGGACGGCACTCCATCGACCCCTCTGTTGATATTGGAAAAAGCAATCAATGATGCCGGTTTACGATCACGTTTAATGATAGCTTTTAACGATGCAGATCCAAATCTATCAAACTCGTTGGATAATGCAATTAATTCTTTCGAAGGAATAAATACGCTTGCTTACAGGCCAAAGGTGAATAACATCAAGATAGCAGGGGATATCGTAAAATCTTTTGAAAAAGCATCAAATCCTACGTTATTCTTTCTTGATCCCTGGGGTTATAAGGGATTAACATTGAAATTGATTGGCTCTGCTGTCAAACAATGGGGATGTGACTGCATTTTTTTCTTCAATTACAATAGAATAAAGATGGGGATAGCAAACAAGATCGTCCTTGAACATATGAACGAGCTCTTTGGTGAAGAAGGTATGAGACAGCTCAATAATAGACTGAATTGCAAGGTTAATGCTCAGGAAAAAGAAAATATCATAATGTCTGAGATAACTGATGGATTAAGAAAAATCGGGGGCAAGTTCATTATATTCTTTTGTTTTAAGAATATTAAGGGAACAAAAACAAGTCACTATATTATTTTTGTCAGTAAAAACAAGATAGCGTATAAAATAATGAAAGAAATTATGGCACAGATGAGCACATTGAAAGAGCAGGGAGTAGGCACATTTACTTTCTGTGCGCTTGAGAAGAAACAATTACGCCTATTTGAATATTCAAAACCTCTTGATGATTTGAAGGAAACGCTCCTTAAGGATTTATCAGGAAGGTCAATGACGGTGGAAGAAATATTTTATGACCATAGCATAGATACCCCCTATACACTGAAAAATTATAAAGATGTGTTGAGAACACTTGAGGAAGAAGGCAAGATTAAGATAGTATTACCTAAAGGAAGATTTAAAAGAAAAAAGGGCACGTTGCCTGATGACTTGATTATAAAATTCCCTGAAAGAGTTGATTAA
- a CDS encoding phage Gp37/Gp68 family protein: protein MAHTKIEWTQMTWNPVTGCTKISEGCRNCYAERMAKRLHLMGQRNYQNEFKITMHEHMLNLPYHWKKTQHVFVNSMSDLFHEDIPYEYIKNVFATMESTPWHRYQLLTKRSERLSRLDSQIKWPSNVWMGVSVESDAYSFRIDHLRKTGALLKFISFEPLIGPIDNIDLSGIDWVIVGGESGPGARPMAKQWVIKIRDKCEEMSIPFFFKQWGGTQKSKTGRLLEGKIWDEYP, encoded by the coding sequence ATGGCACACACAAAAATAGAATGGACACAAATGACCTGGAATCCTGTAACAGGCTGCACAAAAATCAGTGAAGGATGCAGAAACTGTTATGCAGAGCGCATGGCGAAGCGACTTCATCTGATGGGTCAGAGGAATTATCAGAATGAATTCAAGATAACGATGCACGAGCATATGCTGAATCTCCCTTATCACTGGAAAAAAACGCAGCATGTATTTGTCAATTCTATGAGCGATCTTTTCCACGAAGATATCCCTTATGAATATATTAAGAATGTATTTGCCACTATGGAGAGCACTCCTTGGCATCGCTACCAGCTGCTGACAAAGCGCTCTGAGCGATTGAGCAGACTGGATTCACAGATCAAATGGCCATCAAATGTCTGGATGGGAGTGAGCGTGGAGAGTGATGCATATTCCTTCAGGATTGACCATTTGAGAAAGACAGGTGCATTGCTGAAGTTCATATCCTTTGAACCATTAATAGGGCCAATTGACAATATCGACCTCTCGGGAATAGACTGGGTTATTGTGGGAGGTGAATCAGGTCCTGGCGCACGCCCTATGGCGAAACAATGGGTAATTAAGATAAGGGATAAATGCGAAGAGATGAGTATCCCATTTTTCTTCAAGCAATGGGGAGGCACACAGAAGAGCAAGACAGGACGGCTTCTGGAGGGAAAGATATGGGATGAGTACCCGTAG
- a CDS encoding restriction endonuclease subunit S — MRDEWKKYKLRDVANIIDSLHKTPDYSEFGFPMVRVTDIKEGFLSLENALYVSKEVYEEFSKKHISEKGDIVFSRVGSYGIASYVNTDNRFCLGQNTVFILPNINRRFFYYSLIAPSTKKQIERLVVGSTQKTISLKSIGEIEFYIPNDNTQTRIASIFSSFDDKIELNRKMNETLEAIARALFKSWFVDFNPVRAKMEGRQPAGMDEETTALFPDSFEESELGEIPKGWRVGKLSEIGEHIRRNVQPNKIEPEIPYIALEHMPRFCIALSDWGNSNDLESNKFQFKKGEILFGKLRPYFHKVGVAPVDGICSTDIVVMAPKSEKWFGILLGHVSSNEFVEYTNAGSTGTKMPRTNWNDMAKFEIVLPPEKLAGVFTENMKPAIKHIIQSIHESRNLAQIRDTLLPKLLSGEIQVREAEKAVEKAVEKVL, encoded by the coding sequence ATGAGAGATGAATGGAAAAAGTATAAATTGAGGGATGTTGCTAATATTATTGATAGTTTACACAAAACACCTGATTACTCTGAATTCGGATTTCCTATGGTAAGAGTGACTGATATTAAGGAAGGCTTTCTTTCTTTGGAAAATGCCCTCTATGTCTCAAAGGAAGTTTATGAAGAATTCTCAAAAAAACACATATCTGAAAAAGGTGATATAGTCTTTTCCCGCGTCGGATCATATGGAATAGCAAGCTATGTGAATACAGATAATAGATTTTGTCTAGGGCAAAATACCGTTTTTATTTTACCTAACATCAATAGACGTTTTTTTTACTATTCACTTATAGCTCCTTCGACGAAAAAACAAATCGAGCGACTGGTTGTTGGATCAACCCAAAAGACAATTAGCCTAAAAAGCATTGGAGAAATTGAGTTCTACATACCCAATGATAATACACAGACTCGCATTGCCTCTATATTCTCCTCATTTGACGATAAGATCGAGCTTAACCGCAAGATGAACGAAACACTGGAGGCAATAGCCCGCGCCCTTTTTAAGTCATGGTTTGTTGATTTTAATCCTGTGCGGGCGAAGATGGAAGGACGACAACCCGCAGGTATGGATGAGGAGACGACTGCTCTCTTCCCGGATTCTTTCGAGGAATCGGAGCTAGGGGAGATTCCGAAAGGGTGGAGAGTGGGTAAACTGAGTGAGATCGGCGAACATATCCGACGTAATGTGCAACCCAATAAGATAGAGCCAGAAATACCATATATTGCGCTTGAACATATGCCAAGATTCTGTATTGCTCTGTCTGATTGGGGAAACTCAAATGATTTGGAGAGTAACAAGTTTCAATTCAAGAAGGGTGAGATTCTCTTTGGGAAACTCAGGCCATATTTTCATAAGGTTGGCGTTGCGCCGGTGGATGGAATATGTTCCACAGACATAGTAGTGATGGCACCGAAATCAGAAAAATGGTTCGGTATATTACTCGGTCATGTTTCAAGCAATGAATTTGTAGAATACACAAATGCTGGTTCTACAGGTACTAAAATGCCGCGAACCAACTGGAATGATATGGCAAAATTTGAAATTGTGTTACCGCCAGAGAAACTTGCCGGAGTGTTTACCGAAAATATGAAACCGGCAATTAAACATATCATCCAATCGATTCACGAATCCCGTAACCTCGCCCAGATTCGCGACACGCTCCTGCCGAAGCTCCTGTCGGGGGAGATCCAGGTCAGGGAAGCGGAGAAGGCAGTGGAGAAGGCAGTGGAGAAGGTGCTTTAA
- a CDS encoding nucleotidyltransferase domain-containing protein, translating into MELSDSAHLQGIRGLLSEIVENYQAIIGDRLYELILFGSYAKGCQEKYSDLDILALVNDTEEQIRKYDKKLEDINHDLTLRHEILISCIITRSSLFNEYKDALPFYMNVEKEGILIYERSAA; encoded by the coding sequence ATGGAACTGTCTGACAGCGCACACCTGCAGGGGATACGCGGGCTTTTGTCCGAGATTGTTGAGAACTATCAGGCAATTATCGGAGACAGGCTCTATGAGTTAATTTTGTTCGGCTCCTATGCGAAGGGCTGCCAGGAAAAATACTCTGATCTCGATATTCTGGCGCTGGTAAACGACACAGAAGAGCAAATCAGAAAATATGACAAGAAACTTGAGGACATCAATCACGACCTTACTCTGCGCCATGAGATTCTGATCTCATGCATAATCACAAGATCCTCGCTGTTCAATGAATATAAAGATGCTCTTCCTTTTTACATGAATGTTGAGAAAGAAGGGATTCTGATCTATGAGCGATCCGCTGCTTAA
- a CDS encoding HEPN domain-containing protein: MSDPLLNLALHRLEKAREDIDSSDALLKISKFAQSINRSYYAMFHATRAILALDRFDAKKHSAVISFLIFNYVKAGKISEGFSKMLTTAEKIRINSDYDDFYIADKETAEEQLSNARSFIEMAEAIIDEKRKRLNG, translated from the coding sequence ATGAGCGATCCGCTGCTTAACCTGGCATTGCATCGATTGGAGAAGGCAAGAGAAGATATTGACTCTTCTGACGCGCTGCTGAAAATCAGTAAATTTGCGCAATCCATCAATCGCTCCTATTATGCGATGTTTCACGCGACAAGGGCAATTCTTGCCCTCGACAGATTTGACGCTAAAAAGCATTCTGCAGTTATTTCATTTTTAATTTTCAACTATGTAAAGGCCGGAAAAATAAGTGAAGGATTCAGTAAAATGCTTACCACCGCAGAGAAGATAAGAATCAACAGTGACTATGATGATTTCTATATCGCTGATAAAGAAACGGCGGAAGAACAGTTGAGCAACGCCAGAAGCTTTATTGAAATGGCAGAGGCGATTATTGATGAAAAAAGGAAACGCCTGAATGGATAA
- a CDS encoding ATP-binding protein yields MIKQIEFENWKSFSQSTLYVDPLTVLIGTNSSGKSNALDGFQFLLRITQGKEIKASLAGETLLTPIRGGVEWASLRPHNRFTVKAMIGGDTEQTDYSYTITVETHPEVQLAAESLTRIKYRPRTKTTPYELTLFKTDPVRHEGPAIIARLYNEKRGAPREVSRQRAVINQIGAYPLRKEITEGIKAVSQALQNIFILDPIPFNMRNYSPLSETLQSDASNIAGVLAALTDSEKNRIEATLTDYARHLPERDIRRVWSEKVGRFESDAMLYCEEEWVSNKETVTIDARGMSDGTLRFLAIVTALLTRPKGSQLIIEEIDNGLHPSRSDILLKMLREIGAERSIDVLVTTHNPALLDALSPAMMPYVLIAHRDPKSGFSMLTPLEDISDLPKLFARGSLGKLIADGSLEKSLTREAAR; encoded by the coding sequence ATGATCAAGCAAATTGAATTTGAAAACTGGAAAAGTTTCTCTCAATCCACCTTATACGTAGATCCGCTCACTGTTTTGATCGGCACAAACTCAAGCGGTAAATCCAATGCTCTCGACGGCTTCCAATTTCTTCTTCGCATCACGCAGGGAAAAGAAATCAAAGCATCGCTTGCAGGTGAGACACTTCTTACTCCTATCAGGGGTGGTGTTGAATGGGCCTCACTCAGACCTCATAATCGTTTTACCGTAAAGGCAATGATTGGTGGAGACACAGAACAGACAGATTATTCCTATACAATTACTGTTGAAACGCATCCTGAAGTCCAACTTGCAGCCGAGTCTCTTACAAGAATAAAGTACAGACCAAGGACTAAGACAACCCCCTATGAGCTTACTCTCTTCAAGACGGATCCCGTGCGGCATGAGGGCCCCGCAATTATCGCCAGGCTCTATAATGAAAAGAGAGGAGCTCCACGGGAAGTCAGCAGGCAGAGAGCGGTAATCAATCAGATTGGCGCCTATCCATTGAGAAAAGAGATCACTGAAGGAATAAAAGCGGTATCTCAGGCGTTACAGAATATTTTCATACTTGATCCGATTCCTTTCAATATGAGGAATTATTCTCCTTTATCGGAAACATTGCAAAGCGATGCATCGAATATCGCGGGAGTGCTTGCAGCTCTGACGGATAGTGAAAAAAATAGAATAGAAGCGACACTCACTGACTATGCCAGGCATTTGCCAGAGAGAGACATCAGGAGAGTATGGTCGGAAAAGGTGGGGAGATTTGAAAGCGATGCCATGCTGTACTGCGAAGAAGAATGGGTTTCCAATAAAGAAACGGTTACAATTGATGCAAGGGGAATGTCTGATGGCACGCTTCGGTTCCTTGCAATAGTCACTGCATTACTCACAAGGCCAAAAGGAAGCCAGCTTATAATTGAAGAGATCGATAATGGCCTCCATCCCTCAAGGTCTGATATTCTTCTCAAGATGCTCAGAGAAATCGGAGCAGAGAGATCGATAGATGTACTTGTCACCACACATAATCCTGCATTGCTTGACGCTCTCAGCCCTGCGATGATGCCATATGTGCTCATCGCTCATAGGGATCCAAAAAGTGGATTCAGTATGCTTACCCCACTTGAAGATATCAGTGATCTTCCCAAGCTCTTTGCACGAGGCTCTCTAGGAAAACTGATAGCTGATGGCTCCCTGGAGAAAAGCCTTACAAGGGAGGCTGCACGATGA